The Punica granatum isolate Tunisia-2019 chromosome 4, ASM765513v2, whole genome shotgun sequence sequence AAACTTGAACCCGAGAACATATATGAGGAGAAGACGCTCAAACCATCTAAATTAATCACGTCGGCAATTTTCACTACATTTTGTCGTCTTACATAATCGTTCATTACTTTCACCTTATAAGGCCTCCACTCTCTCCGTTTATAACTTCTCTCCCTTCCCTCCCTCCTTCAACTTCAAATCTTGACTAATCAAAACTTCATTGCAGcgattcacccaaaaaaaaaaaaacttcattaCAGCCGTACAAATTCATGATCAATGCACGTAGATGTTGATGAGTAGTTTATAGCTAAGAAAAGATGGGTCGCGctttctacccaaaaaaagaaaaaatgggtCGAGCTAAGTTGCCAGTAAAGAGAATAGAGAACACCACGAACCGGCAGGTAACATTCTCGAAGCGCAGGAATGGGCTAATCAAGAAGGCGTACGAGCTCTCGGTCCTCTGTGACATTGATATCGCTCTCATCATGTTCTCCCCCTCTGGTCGTCTCAGCCACTTCTCCAGCAAAATAAGGTGCACATATAGATGCAACCGGTTGATTTTTCGTTCCGtctgtgcatatatatgttattgcAGTTCTATTCCGGTTTCTTACAGTTGAATTTAGAACCTAAAATATTCGATTGATCATGCATCAATTTTGTCTTATCATTCTCGAAGACCTCGAATGATCTTGAATGGTCGTGCATACTGCAGGAAAATAAATCCATGCCATATGTACACATAAATGTGTTCAAAAATTGGAAGTATCAGTAGCAAAACGTCGGACGTTTATGCTCTTTTTGTCCAATTCTTGATGTCTTGATCGCTCTTGCAAGCGTAATCTAATTCAATACAGAGAATGCTCATGGgcaagaaaaatatatctcCAAATCTAcgcaaattaatatatatatatatatatatatatatttatatatataggatcAGAGTACTCAATAGATATTTTGGCGAGAAATTCTatggaatatatattattcatcTTCCTTTAACCTTTTCCTTTCTATGtgccaaaaacaaaaattagaaTCGAGGATACCTTCAGTCGTTATGTTAACCCAGACGACCGAGAAAGAAACaggtacatacatatatactctCTCAAAATCTATTCATTTATGTTATAGTacccccttttcttttcttttcttttcttttttttttaccattttcgTTCTCTTTTTATATGTTTAATTAATAGCTTCTCTATTGTGTAAGGTTTTTGCAGAATTGTTCTCCATTAACTCGTGTCTCGTGTCTCAGAAATCATTTGTTTCGAGATGAATTTCCCGTAATTACCCAAAAGGTTTCgggaaattcttttttctgtgAATATGTCATGGGAAAATTACCTTAAAATCATTACATTTCgagattgaatttttttcccagTATGTTATATcttactatttttttctttttctctaataattttttattcattttcttttgtttcattttgcAGTGATTTCCAAAACAAAGAGGTAATTGGATATTAGCAATCAGCTGGACTCTGATGCCTTTTCACGTTCTATATATTCATCCCGTTTAGACActtaaaaagggaaaagtagAGAACAAGTTGATGATCCTTCTcgggaaaaaataatttaaagaaaatataaagttGTTCAAGGAAAAAGAACGTCAAGATACATATTCCATTGTAAGAGaacattttattgattttagtTTAACTTGCTCCTTTGCAGTCTTTACTGAGGATCCTACACGAAAGTAGAACTGATAATGATCTTGAGCTCCAACACGCAGCGTAAGTTCCATTTGCTCTTATTTTGTTATAATCAAGTAGAGTTAtactttaattatttatctaATGCTTTTGGCTTGCTCCCGGTTTTGCTGTTGTTCCTCCCAAAAGGCCTGCTGCAGTTAATTCCAACATTGAGGTAACTTTCTcacaatttttcaaaatcttgaTAAATTCATGATTCCTTTGCTTAATATTCTATTTTTGTACTAAAATAGAATATTAGACATAGACATCAAGTGTAACTAAGAAGAACTAGATGTGTCAAATTAAATAACTGACCTAGCTCTGAAAATTCAGAACAATTAGGACTAAAGAAAATAACATCGAgtgaattattaattaatctagTGCTGAAAATCTGGAATATAATTCTCAATACGAATTATGTTCTAGCCAAAAACCCAGCAAAtaatccagccaaaaaaaaaagtgcaagcatatatatacatacatatatatgttatcaTGTTGCTTATGCTTCGGATCGAAAATAATAATGTAGGAATGATAATCACAGGTACTTCAGCGACAGATTGGGATGTTACAGCGACAACTTCAAGAAGCAAATCAAGAGATAAGGTCTATCAGTAGTGTAATAACAACTAGAGCACCTTTATACAGTAcaaattgtaattaatttcatgatgTTTATTTGTCTATTGCTTTATTCATGGACCAGCATATTAATTCTCATCAATAGGGacacaaaaatatattttctggctattaattatattcacgtctttttattttcccagGTGGAATAATGAGTATCCTCAGCAAATTGGTTACTGCAGTATGCTCCTGGAAAATATACAGGGAAAATAATGGATCAAGCAAGAgaatagaaattaatttaactacttattaattatatttaaaaggAATTATAAGGTATCAATAAATTCGCTATAGGGGTCTTTGCCTTAGAAACATATATCATATTACTGGTGCGTTAATTAATCCATACTCAAATAAATTATACCTAAAATTACAACTCTGCATCATTTTCAAATATTGTGAGCTTCCATCGACATATTATTAGTTTCATGTTTTTCCTATATATATCAACTATTCTTGAACAATTGATCACTAAAATCGAAGAGAGTTGTAATTAGTAATTATGTATTCCCTAGCTTCTGTTTATTTCCTCTTAACATTTTTTGCCTATCAGAATTTGTTCACTGAAAAAGAAGAACTATTAGAATTTTGATGCATTTTTAAAATACAGAAAATACGAGCCGGACCCGCAGGAGTTCACGTCAATGGAGGAATTGGAGCAATGTGAGAACCATCTTCTTGACACCCTCAAGCGGGTGTTGGAGCGGAAGGTAATTAAAGATCTTTAATTTTGGAGCCTAAAATTTGCTTCtggttttggtttttttttttgggttatatataatccttaattaattactatatTGAAAAATCTAAAACTTCAGGAAATTAAGGAATCTTAAGTCTCTTCCTgctctaaattaattatacagTTAAATAATTGTTATTATGCAATCATTAATTGTATCATCAAGACAAAAAAATTCTCACATTCTTTTCTAGGATCTATAAGCTACATAGAGACCTGTTTTGGGTGAAAGCACAAAAATTAAAAGCATGCAAAAGGAAATCCGAAAGAATCTCTAAAGTTAATTAATGCGAGATAAAATGATTTAATACAAAAAGGACGGTTTGCGCCATCTAATAATGGTTTccaggtatatatatatatatatatatatatatagcttacCGAGGAGCCACACAGCAGATCGGAACCCTTTATTTTCCCGGCCATCTCCGAACGAGAATATTGCCagaaaattttcatcttttcTGTCAGAGCAACAATGGCGTAGaggtgtatatatacatgcatacataGGAGTATATGTAAACATGTATATTATTGGTCTGGTTTCTGTTCTGAtcttatatacataaaattacAAAGAATGATGGCGTAGCGCAGTGGAGCACATTCTTGCTTGTTGACCTGGAGATTACATATTCAATACTTAGTGGGaccactcgtgcttctttattaattatttaagatttctctttcattgtactaagtcttgagctttttttttaatttaaaaaaaaaagttgatgtGAAGAAGGCATGAGATATGGTCCCGTGCCCAATATTGGAGCTTCATCCTGTGGCACGTAGAATGACATGCGCGAGTTCCTGTTTTCCTGGGGAATAACAATTTTGTAACGTTGtatcatgttttttttttttgttgaaaatgTAGTCTTATGTTTCTAATGCAGTAAAATATATGTGTGTTTTAATTTCGACTAGGTTGCCTCTAGTGCCTGCCACGGGACCAAATCTATCGATAATATCTTTACTACATTAATATCGAAATTATGAAAAACTTATCCagcatataaatcaaaattataatataaatagttatatatatatatatatgtgagaaatcattaaattttaaactcaaaagtaaaaaaaaattatttcgatTAACACATGTTATAGGTATGCGCATAGAACATTTTTTCCTTATCTTAATTTTAGTTTCTAAAATTtcttattagaaaattatggTCCCAAAGTATACTAGGACCTCTTATTATATGTGTGATTAGGATAACTTAAACTTTTTATTCAGattgtcttcttctttttctcaaatatatttatagtaTTCAATTTAGAAGTATTCATAAGTTGGTAtaaatactaaaaaataagaaataaaaaagttaatcGGAAAAGGAAGGTAGAagtacataaaaataaaaaagaggagGGAAAATTTTCTACATATAATTAGGTTTCGCTTAAAAAACTTTGTTAGTATTCATTAACTCTTTTGATGAATTagtattcattaattttatagcaATAGTTTTGATGATCACATTTAAGgtgtatatatgaaaaaaaaaaagaaggtgaaTTTTTAAGGTTTGAATTCATGATCTGCCGGCCAAATAAAAGTTGCCTTACCACTGCATCATATGATTCTTTTCTGTGTCtcttttttcataaattatatttaaaagaaaCTTAAGAcagcagaaaaaaaattaattaattgttatcGACTCCTATTTCATTGCAGGATAATTTGTTAGCAAACCATATACAAGCTCCATACAATCCGTACGATTTATGTACCACTATGCAGGTATACATAagataaattcaaattttattgtataaaaataaaatgtacaCCAGTTGTTATTGTGTAGTAGACATGGATTACTTTTATTCTTAATTATCAATATCAATTGGCATCGATCAGCTGCCAAGTTATCCGTTgcaaaatgaagaaattgGATGGTTGCCTGGAAATAATCTAAACAATTCCCAGTTTTCATTCGATGATCATTCTCTAGTACCAATAAGGTACGTCGATCTCTCTATAgcataaaattcattttatttttggctTAAGAATTTCCTTGTGATGAGTTTTGACCATTGTGTAGGGATGATGATGGGCAGGGTTTAGGATGGATACATCCTTTCCAAATCCAAAAAGGGTTAATCTCTAGTTCTTTTCcaaatgcataaaaaaattatgacaaAGTCCCCCAATCCTTCCCATTAAGTTAACATGTGTCCACCGAAAACCGGTATTTTATCCATTAATGGACTCTTAACCATGATCAAATTAGATATTTTATCACACAAGTTTAAAGGATAATATCACTAATTAAGCTCCCAAAAGAGTTTGATGATCACGCCGAATTTCACcaataacatataaaaaaatgaagctCCATTTAAACAAAAGAACTAAATTGACGTTCAAACACCAAATTAACTCATAAATATATAGGGCAGTGAATGGTGAAGATGAATCctaattgaattgaatattacctggaaaaattaataaatggatAGAGGTGTTTTAATGATTTTAACCTACGTATCCTACACAGGCTAAACCCTTTCTGTGGCTTATCGGTCAAAATTCTTTAACTACTCATTATTTTGGGACGAGTCAAAACCCATTTACGAGAATCCATTGTCATCCCCACTATATGGTGTAAGTAATGTAATTATCCTAAACTTAAATTTGACAATTTTCAGGGATCCGTCTTCCTCAATTGATCATCAAGCATTAGTCCAAGGGTCGTGTTCGGATAACAACCTGCAAAACATTATCAAGTCTCACTTGTTGGATCCGATCGAAGGAAATGTTTCAGCTAGGCCAACAGACTACACATTCACCGTGCCTGATTTGAGTACCCTATCTCCGTCCTCTTAACCAGAAGTTCAGGTTCGACTCCGCAACCTCTCGCTTGCATGTCGACTTCATGTTAAGAAAGAAGTGTTTCATATTGAATTAGACACtacaatttaattttacataCCGTGATGTTCGACTCTTTCAAGTAGCAGGATACGGGGCTTCCAGCTATTGGAGATGAGATGATGTCAAGAAGGGATCAAGTCGAGGCTAATGGATGGTAGCTTGCAGACACAACCGGACATTGGAGTTTCAAATAATGATGATGGCAACGCAGATCCTCTGGCTAATGTGTAATCTAATAAGCAACATCATGTGTATATATTTGCAAACACAGAGTAGTTTAATTTATCGATCACCAGTAATAAGATCATGAAAGCAATATCAATAATTATATGTTTCTCATATGTAATAGAAGTTCTAAACGAGATATACAAGTACATGTACTTGATACTAGCTAGGAACTGAATGTGCACCGGAAACGAGATATCCAAGTACATGTACTTGATACTAGCTAGGAACTGAATGTCCACCGGCCAGTCATTCAAACTACACGAAAATGAGAGGGTAAGTTTTATAATAGTAAGTAAATTGCGAAGAAGTTCTATGGCTCAGGAAATCAGCAACAACACCATGATTCAAAGCAAATAAGCACGGACCAATGCAGTTCTTAATTCCTTCACTTCATCACATCCTCCTGTGATTTTCCGATTTGTTGGCCTGATCTGCAGTACGAAAATTGGAGTTTAGGCAAGTAATTAATATGTTGCAGGAACTGAATCTTTGATGAACTAGGATGAAAAGGACGTATTATGAAACAAACAGAACATTAGGTGAGTTAAATAAGTGACCTAAAAGTATAACCATGCAAGAGAACTAACCACGGGCTTGCTTGGCAAGGAATAGCCTCAGATGAGGATCAATAGGTAAGCCCATCTGTTCATAAATCGGGTCGTAGACAGCATTCATGATCGGCCTCCTGTTCTGGGTCGACCTGCCATGTCGAGAAGGGCGCGAGGTCAGAGCAAACTGGGAATTGAATGCTACAGCGGTTAATTACTTCGAGCAAGGAAACCGAAAAAAAACACGGAGGGGACAAATTCAAGAACCATGAAGCACGAGAAGATGAGGCGGCCTCCAGTGATGCTTGACGCTGTGAAGTTGTCTCTGCCTGTCCAAGATCCAGCCAAGTGTGAGCATCTCCCACTTCGAGTCGGCCATAAGCACGGACCCCTTCTTCGAGCTGAAAATATTTTAGCATAAAGTATTCTTTCAGTTGTTTCAAATACATGTGTTTTtccatgatatatataaacttgattAACTAAGCTGACCCTGTTATTATTTGGAGAAACGAGCTGATAATAATTGCTTGTTGCAATGTCACGATTCCCAGTATTAATCTGCGAAGAAATTTACAGATTAGTCCCTTCAACCGCAAACATCATTTCGTTTATAAGACGCTAGAGAGATCTAGTTCGGAAATCATACTTGCATTATACTTGAGTTGGAAAATTGATTTCGATCATCGTATATCTCAGGGCTTAGGAATGAGCCATTTGGTGTCACACCTTGATTCGCTGACCCAAATGAGTTCATGAAGGGCATCTTGTTCCTACACATCGAAAATATTAGAATAGGATCAGTGTCGCTCATGACAAGTTTCTCTATATATAGCGATATGAAACTCATATAAATGCGGTCGAGCATATCGACACTAACCTTTCGGTTGGCCTATGCTCTAGTGTTGGCATGTCACGGTCCAAGAAATTGATCGTATTCATTGGAGCTTCTGGTGTTTGATTGAACCCACGAGGCCCAGTCACGTGCAAAGGCCTAATCCAGGAGATTTATGGAATTTATATACATCTTATGCTGTAATAAGATAGATTATATGCATGACAGCTTGGATGCgtaaaactaaataataaaattattgctTGGGCAAGTACATATGATTGACTTAATTATGATCTAGCATGTTACCCTGCCAAATTAATATGTTATAATCATACGTAAGATAACACCAAAGGAAATTGGTTGATTTCCATAGGAATTATTGGAATTCCATCGGAGATTAAATTCGTAGTTTCCGATGGTATTTTTCGATAATTTCCTGCCGAAACATTTCTCGTGGAACTTCAGACATAATTCGAAAAGGAATTTAtttgcaaataatataaataaattcttcTATTAATAATTCCGTCAAAACTTAGAATGGATTTATTTATGGAATTTCCATCGGTAAACCTGTCGAAAAGGTTTGCCAGGAAAAGTTTCATGGAAAATATTCCATATGAAACCCATAAGAAATTTGtcaaaaaaacatatatttttcaatggaTTTCCATCAAAATTTCCTGTTGGAAAACGGGACTTTTTCTGTAGTGAAACTTTTTTCCTGTTTCCTCTTCAGCCAATTCTACgtgatatatttgataatatcttcttcttcttctttttgcaATATTTACATTTTCATGTTTGTGAAAACATCAGATCACATGAAAATATAGGGACATACGTACATTGAAGGTGCAGTAGGCCGGGGCAGCGCAGAACTTCCAGCTTCTGGATATGCATAACTCATTGGCCTAAGCCAATTCAAATTAAACTATTAATcaacgaactaaaattgcaagATCATTATTTCTACATCTTATTTAtgcatgaaaaaaaatacCCAGGTTGAGCAAGAGCCCGAAGCTGCTGAGGATTATTTTGGCTATTGTAGAGCAAAGAGCCTTGTTGGAATTGGTCCATTCTAACAGATCCTCCCATTGTAGTTCCCATCCCCATCTGCTCATAGATATATATGGTAGCCAAAGCAAATATTGAATttgatttatataattaatgtaAGCACAAATTAAAGAAGAGAATGTCCAGCTCTCTTATGTGAGTGTGCAGATTTAATGGTGCTTAGTTACCATCTGACCATCAGCAGGCTGAAACATGCTTTGTGATGACATAATTGGCTCAACCTGGTCATCATGAGGAAAATATGAGTACTTTAACATTTGTAAAACCTTATATCGGGAATAGAGATCAGAATTGATGAACCATACAGTCGATGGAGGATATATTGGCGGATTGATAATGCCGGAGGAGACGCTTCCCTGAGCAAGGTTGGGATTGGGGTGAATTGCCTCTGTGTGAGATTGAGGCCTCCTTGAAGGTGATCCATGTTCCATACGTCCCTGTCAATTGAGGATATCCACAAATCAATACCTCTTATtcaacagaaaagaaaaaaaaatctccctCAAATTTTTTTCTGTAACTAAAATGGAAAACAAATGAAGAAATCGGTACAATATGTATTAAAGTTGGCTGGAGAAAGTCATACAGTGAAGTGGTTGATTTGCGGAGTCTCGGTTGATGACAGACTGAGGAACGGCAGATCATCCTGTGCGGAGTTTCCGCTGCTTTCCCAAAATTCTTCACCGTAATCCATGAGTTTTCTGCTTGGAATAATGAAGCTTTTTTAATCAAAGAGCAGCCAAATAATAAGAGATATTTTGCAGATGATGGAGGATTTAGCATGACACCGGTAAACCGAAGAAATCGACGTATCGtggtaaaaaaattactacACCTTTGAGTTAATTATGGACATGCAGTCCAAACTGGCACGGTCTGCCTATGGTTCCTAGCAACGCTTGAGAAAAACCAACTAACCTGCAATGATTGTTGATTTAGTATAAGAAAGCGTATATACGGTATTTTCCTTTGGGAAATGCTGAGCATACATGTACAGGTGAGAAAGCGATACAAATGACTATCAGAAAATGTAGAcagtttttattaaaaaaaaataagattaaTAATCTTTGAAATaagagggaaaagaaaaaaaaattcttctgTTTTTATATTGTTGAACTGGTCTCTGATTTTGagcatttgaaaataaataaacaaagctaaaaaaaatgaattaatagaAAACATATGTGTATCTtagcaaattaattaatagaaatcTAGTTGCTTAATTTTTCCATATAtggttaatttttaatttatcatcTCCATTATGATTCAAACATTTATGGCAAGTTAGAGAAAAGTGATTTCATGcatatataatagaaaatttattaaatccTTTTATAAGGCTAACAGAAATTAATATCAAATCATCCTCATGTTCGCGGTTACCTTAACCATGATTTACATGTGAGGGGAAGTACTTTTTTAAAACCTATCGATTTGGCGACAACGACTCTTTCTTGAATTTATCGAACTATACTGATGaagaataatttaataatctaGTCTGAAAAGCCGAAAAGGCATATTAATTAGAACAACTAAACTATTGAAACCCCTATTATGGTAATTCTAGGGTTTGATTATATTCTTTCCGTAGCCAGTGCCAAACATTTTGATTGcaaactaaaaataaataactcttgtaatgaaaaaatatgtaataaaaaaaaactcttcatCTATGATTTCTGTTGAAAAATTACGGAGAATATCAACGGATAATAAGATCACCCGCATCTTTCTTGCCTTTGTTTTTCCTACCGTCAACTGGCTTAATAAAGCTAATAAGTCTGTCTCTTGTAATAACGGTTTGATAAATTGTAGCTTACGTATAGGAGCCTAATCTTTGTGTACTAtaagattttgattttcttcatcccaaaaaaaaaaaattgacgtgTTTTGTCATCCAATTTATCGAGGAAGTTCTGTCAGTTTTGAATCCTGTAAAGGGtggctttttatttttatttttattattttttggggaACTAAAGGAGAACTATTGAATGTTCGGATGACCTTAAAAATAAGGACAAAATCTACTATGATAAAACACTAAAAAATCTACCGTCTGAAGATAGTTCGTTTCTACAATGTGCGAACTCAAacttcgaaaaaaaaatctaggaTTTGTTAATCGATGAGAGCAGGAAAATTACAAGAAGGCTTGTCGCATGAAATCCACATGTCATAGAGATTATTTGCCTGTTCAATCAGCAGCTATACAGATTTAAAAAGTGGATACACCCACACGTTTTTACATCAAAAGcaaaaaatgaacaaaatttATAACACGACGTGAATTGTTCATGATATCGAGATGTGCAAATTTCTAAGTAGATTGCATAAATTGGAATCTTTAAATGATGAATCGAGTTACTGAAAACTTAGTAAATCAAGTTTAAACAAaagattcaaaaaaaaaaggatcaatCATCCTCGTGAATAAatatttctctcttttatttatttacccaAAACTAGTCCTCGTGAATGAAAGGAATGACTAGTATATATGCTACATATACCTGCTAAATTGTCAGAGAATTCTCATAGATCAAAGCACCAATACTGATCGAAAGACCTGCAAATTCACAAGTAAATGAAGAATTAACAGGTAATTTCAGCTACCTTTCAAAGCGTAAAAATAAACTAGCCAGTTAGAATTGAAGATATGAACAGGAGATGAACTGAATCATGCAATGATGAATTGTTTGCAAGAGAAAGAGATGATGATGGAAATGAAACCTGCAagcaaaggaagagaaaatggAGAGGGCAAATGCGAAGGGACAAGAGGGGAGTGACCAGTTGATATTCATCGTGGGGAGCACAAAGGACAAAAGAAGAGGGGAAATGAGAGGTAACTGCCTAATTATCTTTTCTACAAGGGCAAATATGTAAATGCATTCACAAGCTTTCATTACTTGGAGGTAgcaaatttttctttcaattcacCGAAAATAATTTCCCTTTTAGGGAGTAAAAtcaattatttgaaattgCTGCCAAATTCTAAATTGATCTCTTtaatgaattttcaattcaggCGCGATAATTTTATGTAGTCATTTTATCATAATATCCCAGATGGGGAGCAAAATGTCCTATATCCTGATCGtacaaagaaaaagatgatATTCTAGTAGCGATCTAATGGAATT is a genomic window containing:
- the LOC116202888 gene encoding agamous-like MADS-box protein AGL104 isoform X1 is translated as MGRAFYPKKEKMGRAKLPVKRIENTTNRQVTFSKRRNGLIKKAYELSVLCDIDIALIMFSPSGRLSHFSSKIRIEDTFSRYVNPDDRERNSDFQNKESLLRILHESRTDNDLELQHAAPAAVNSNIEVLQRQIGMLQRQLQEANQEIRKYEPDPQEFTSMEELEQCENHLLDTLKRVLERKDNLLANHIQAPYNPYDLCTTMQLPSYPLQNEEIGWLPGNNLNNSQFSFDDHSLVPIRDDDGQGLGWIHPFQIQKGDPSSSIDHQALVQGSCSDNNLQNIIKSHLLDPIEGNVSARPTDYTFTVPDLSTLSPSS
- the LOC116202888 gene encoding agamous-like MADS-box protein AGL104 isoform X2; its protein translation is MGRAFYPKKEKMGRAKLPVKRIENTTNRQVTFSKRRNGLIKKAYELSVLCDIDIALIMFSPSGRLSHFSSKIRIEDTFSRYVNPDDRERNSDFQNKESLLRILHESRTDNDLELQHAAPAAVNSNIEVLQRQIGMLQRQLQEANQEIRKYEPDPQEFTSMEELEQCENHLLDTLKRVLERKDNLLANHIQAPYNPYDLCTTMQLPSYPLQNEEIGWLPGNNLNNSQFSFDDHSLVPIRDPSSSIDHQALVQGSCSDNNLQNIIKSHLLDPIEGNVSARPTDYTFTVPDLSTLSPSS
- the LOC116202887 gene encoding uncharacterized protein LOC116202887 produces the protein MDYGEEFWESSGNSAQDDLPFLSLSSTETPQINHFTGRMEHGSPSRRPQSHTEAIHPNPNLAQGSVSSGIINPPIYPPSTVEPIMSSQSMFQPADGQMMGMGTTMGGSVRMDQFQQGSLLYNSQNNPQQLRALAQPGPMSYAYPEAGSSALPRPTAPSMPLHVTGPRGFNQTPEAPMNTINFLDRDMPTLEHRPTERNKMPFMNSFGSANQGVTPNGSFLSPEIYDDRNQFSNSSIMQINTGNRDIATSNYYQLVSPNNNRLEEGVRAYGRLEVGDAHTWLDLGQAETTSQRQASLEAASSSRASWSTQNRRPIMNAVYDPIYEQMGLPIDPHLRLFLAKQARDQANKSENHRRM